Proteins encoded within one genomic window of Stigmatella aurantiaca:
- a CDS encoding porin: MMKSLRVLFLPLSLAVALPAGAQSPAPPPVPEVQEPPPPPPPPPASAAPSITAEPGKGILVKAPGDRYSFGIRARIQFRDTFQHFDRSDTNELNIRTLRLIVHGNVLSPDLRYTLQLAFGGNDFETGSSSPIFDAFVDYTRHRDLNIRVGQFFVPFDRARTIREFALQMVDRQLAVRELNLDRDVGVMFSSTNLFGLNEWLGYNLFIGGGDGRNRFSAYEAGPLAVLRLTLRPFGTFDDDQEGDLTRGAKPRLALGIAGAYNANTSRRNSTLGTAFTAGTVDYTHLAADLVFKYRGLSVLAEGLWRKASEDVVEGTVNGTVTREPTRSGHGYFVQAGYLVSPKVELTARWDQLFARDGTDPQLVQLVRTQGKQAGAGANLYLNGHAFKLQGDYFYIFGPDGEPRHVARLQLDASF, encoded by the coding sequence ATGATGAAGTCACTCCGGGTCCTCTTCCTCCCCCTGTCCCTGGCAGTCGCGCTCCCCGCCGGGGCCCAGTCCCCTGCCCCCCCTCCGGTTCCAGAAGTCCAGGAGCCGCCGCCTCCCCCTCCCCCGCCTCCGGCCAGCGCCGCGCCCAGCATCACCGCGGAGCCCGGAAAGGGCATCCTGGTGAAGGCCCCGGGGGACCGGTACTCCTTCGGCATCCGGGCGCGGATTCAGTTCCGGGACACGTTCCAGCACTTCGACCGGAGCGACACCAACGAGCTCAACATCCGGACGCTCCGGCTCATCGTGCACGGCAACGTCCTGTCCCCGGACCTGCGCTACACCCTCCAGCTGGCCTTCGGCGGCAATGACTTCGAGACGGGCAGCAGCTCCCCCATCTTCGATGCCTTCGTGGACTACACCCGGCACAGGGACTTGAACATCCGGGTGGGCCAGTTCTTCGTCCCCTTCGACCGGGCCCGGACCATCCGCGAGTTCGCGCTGCAGATGGTGGACCGGCAACTGGCGGTGCGGGAGCTGAACCTCGACCGGGACGTGGGCGTGATGTTCTCGTCCACCAACCTCTTCGGGCTGAACGAGTGGCTCGGCTACAACCTCTTCATTGGCGGGGGCGACGGCCGCAACCGGTTCTCCGCGTACGAGGCGGGCCCACTGGCCGTGCTGCGGCTCACGCTGCGGCCCTTCGGCACCTTCGATGATGACCAGGAAGGCGACCTGACGCGCGGGGCGAAGCCCCGGCTGGCCCTCGGCATCGCGGGCGCCTACAACGCCAACACCTCGCGCCGCAACAGCACCCTGGGCACGGCCTTCACCGCCGGCACGGTGGACTACACGCACCTGGCGGCGGACCTGGTGTTCAAGTACCGCGGCCTCTCGGTGCTCGCCGAAGGGCTGTGGCGCAAGGCCAGCGAGGACGTGGTGGAGGGCACCGTCAACGGCACCGTCACGCGCGAGCCCACCCGCTCCGGTCATGGCTACTTCGTGCAGGCCGGCTACCTGGTGAGCCCGAAGGTGGAGCTGACCGCGCGCTGGGATCAGCTCTTCGCGAGGGACGGCACGGATCCGCAGCTCGTGCAGCTCGTGCGGACCCAAGGCAAGCAGGCCGGAGCGGGCGCCAACCTCTACCTGAACGGCCATGCCTTCAAGCTGCAGGGCGACTACTTCTACATCTTCGGCCCCGACGGGGAGCCCCGCCACGTCGCCCGCCTCCAGCTCGACGCGAGCTTCTGA
- a CDS encoding bile acid:sodium symporter family protein: protein MPILSRLRPDPFTLMLVATVGVATVLPCRGRAVPVFNAVTHAAIALLFFLHGARLSRSAIFAGLTHWRLHFTVLASTFVLFPLLGLGLQGALSGWMAPGLLQGFLFLCLLPSTVQSSIAFTSMAGGNVVAAICAASLSNLLGVVVTPVLVGLLMHLQGGGIPGRAVGSIFMQLFVPFVAGHLLRPVLGAWVERQRKLLSLVDRGSILLVVYTAFSEAVVNGLWQQLGPRDVVLLGAMASALLAAILGLTTLASRALGFSREDEITIVFCGSKKSLASGVPMASVLFPASAVGAIVLPLMLFHQIQLMVCAVLARRYAERGART, encoded by the coding sequence ATGCCGATCCTGTCCCGCCTTCGTCCGGATCCGTTCACCCTGATGCTGGTGGCCACCGTGGGGGTGGCCACCGTGCTGCCCTGCCGGGGCAGGGCCGTGCCCGTCTTCAACGCCGTCACCCACGCGGCCATCGCGCTGCTCTTCTTCCTGCACGGCGCGCGGCTCTCGCGCAGCGCCATCTTCGCGGGCCTCACGCACTGGCGGCTTCACTTCACGGTGCTGGCCTCCACCTTCGTGCTCTTTCCCCTCCTGGGGCTGGGGCTGCAGGGCGCGCTCTCCGGGTGGATGGCGCCCGGGCTCCTGCAGGGCTTCCTGTTCCTGTGCCTGCTGCCCTCGACGGTCCAGTCCTCCATCGCCTTCACGTCCATGGCGGGCGGCAACGTGGTAGCGGCCATCTGCGCCGCGTCCCTGTCGAACCTGCTGGGCGTGGTGGTGACGCCCGTGCTCGTGGGCCTGCTCATGCACCTGCAGGGCGGGGGCATCCCGGGGCGGGCCGTGGGCTCTATCTTCATGCAGTTGTTCGTGCCGTTCGTGGCGGGCCACCTGCTGCGCCCCGTCCTGGGGGCCTGGGTCGAGCGCCAGCGCAAGCTGCTGAGCCTCGTGGACCGGGGCTCCATCCTGCTGGTGGTCTATACCGCCTTCAGCGAGGCGGTGGTCAACGGGCTCTGGCAGCAGCTGGGGCCGCGGGACGTGGTGCTGCTCGGGGCGATGGCCTCCGCCCTGCTGGCGGCGATTCTGGGGCTCACCACGCTGGCCAGCCGCGCGCTGGGCTTCTCGCGCGAGGATGAAATCACCATCGTCTTCTGCGGCTCGAAGAAGAGCCTGGCCAGCGGGGTGCCCATGGCGAGCGTGCTGTTTCCCGCCTCGGCCGTGGGCGCCATCGTGCTGCCGCTGATGCTGTTCCACCAGATTCAGCTGATGGTCTGCGCGGTGCTCGCGCGCCGGTATGCGGAGCGCGGCGCCCGGACCTGA
- a CDS encoding fibronectin type III domain-containing protein, whose product MRQHGGTQRPGEKWFAGGVLVALLLSLLPWQALAADRGAWAAYVNYVAGDSVTYGGKGYDCRQPHQSLPGWEPPNVPALWLEKTGSVDVQAPTAPTGLAAPSKTANSVSLTWNASTDNVAVTGYEVFANGGASAVATTSGATSVTVSGLTANMTYTFTVKARDAAGNRSAASSAFSVTTNPPSTDTQAPTVPASLRSTGTTSTSVSLAWNGSTDNVAVTGYEVFTNGGTNAAATTSGATSVTVSGLSANTSYSFTVKARDAAGNRSAASTALSVKTQTAPVGDVPSKILVGYWHNFDNGSGFIRLRNVSPKWDVINVSFAEPTSGATGGTIGFTPYNSSEADFKADVAYLQSQGKKVIISIGGANGQVRLETATARTNFVNSMGAIIEKYGFDGMDIDFEGHSLSLDAGDADFKNPRTPVVTNLISAIRALRDRFGTKFLLTMAPETFFVQLGYAFYGGSCISCDNRAGAYLPVIYAVRDILSWLQVQDYNSGPIIGLDDQYHTMGNADFHVAMTDMLLAGFPVGKNANNVFPALRPDQVAIGLPANNNAGGGYTPPAEVQKAVNALVKGIPVGSYTLRSNVANNKGFRGLMSWSVNWDAFANYEFTNSHRPYLDSLK is encoded by the coding sequence ATGCGTCAGCACGGTGGAACCCAGAGGCCCGGTGAGAAGTGGTTCGCAGGCGGAGTGCTCGTGGCGCTGCTGCTGAGCCTCCTGCCGTGGCAGGCGCTGGCGGCGGATCGCGGGGCCTGGGCGGCGTATGTGAACTACGTGGCCGGCGACAGCGTGACGTACGGCGGCAAGGGGTATGACTGCCGCCAGCCCCACCAATCCCTGCCCGGCTGGGAGCCGCCCAACGTGCCGGCCCTGTGGCTGGAGAAGACGGGCTCCGTGGATGTGCAGGCGCCCACCGCCCCCACCGGCCTGGCGGCTCCAAGCAAGACGGCCAACAGCGTCTCCCTCACCTGGAATGCTTCCACGGACAACGTGGCGGTGACGGGCTACGAGGTGTTCGCCAACGGCGGGGCCAGCGCGGTGGCCACCACCTCGGGCGCCACGAGCGTGACGGTGTCCGGGCTCACGGCCAACATGACGTATACCTTCACGGTGAAGGCCCGGGATGCGGCCGGTAACCGCTCCGCGGCCAGCTCCGCCTTCAGCGTGACGACGAATCCGCCCAGCACGGACACCCAGGCGCCGACGGTTCCCGCGAGCCTGCGCTCGACGGGCACCACCAGCACCAGCGTGTCGCTGGCGTGGAATGGCTCCACGGACAACGTGGCGGTGACGGGCTACGAGGTGTTCACCAACGGCGGGACCAACGCGGCGGCCACCACCTCGGGCGCCACGAGCGTGACGGTGTCCGGGCTGTCGGCCAACACGTCGTATTCCTTCACGGTGAAGGCGCGGGATGCGGCCGGTAACCGCTCCGCCGCGAGCACCGCGCTGAGCGTCAAGACCCAGACCGCCCCCGTGGGCGATGTGCCGAGCAAGATCCTCGTGGGCTACTGGCACAACTTCGACAACGGCTCGGGCTTCATCCGCCTGCGCAACGTGTCGCCCAAGTGGGATGTCATCAACGTCTCCTTCGCCGAGCCCACCAGTGGCGCCACGGGCGGGACGATTGGCTTCACGCCGTACAACTCCAGCGAGGCGGACTTCAAGGCGGACGTGGCCTACCTGCAGAGCCAGGGCAAGAAGGTCATCATCTCCATCGGCGGCGCCAACGGGCAGGTCCGGCTGGAGACGGCCACGGCCCGTACCAACTTCGTGAACTCGATGGGCGCCATCATCGAGAAGTATGGCTTTGACGGCATGGACATCGACTTCGAGGGCCACTCGCTGTCGCTCGATGCCGGTGATGCGGACTTCAAGAACCCGCGCACGCCTGTCGTCACGAACCTCATCTCCGCCATCCGCGCCCTGCGGGATCGCTTCGGCACGAAGTTCCTGCTCACCATGGCGCCCGAGACGTTCTTCGTTCAGCTGGGCTACGCCTTCTACGGCGGCAGCTGCATCTCCTGCGACAACCGGGCCGGGGCCTACCTGCCGGTCATCTACGCGGTGCGCGACATCCTGAGCTGGCTGCAGGTGCAGGACTACAACTCCGGCCCCATCATCGGCCTGGATGACCAGTACCACACCATGGGCAACGCGGACTTCCACGTGGCCATGACGGACATGCTGCTGGCCGGCTTCCCCGTGGGCAAGAACGCCAACAACGTCTTCCCCGCGCTGCGGCCGGATCAGGTGGCCATCGGGCTGCCTGCGAACAACAACGCGGGCGGCGGCTACACCCCGCCCGCCGAGGTGCAGAAGGCGGTGAACGCCCTGGTGAAGGGAATTCCCGTGGGCAGCTACACGCTGCGCAGCAACGTGGCGAACAACAAGGGCTTCCGGGGGCTGATGTCGTGGTCGGTGAACTGGGACGCGTTCGCCAACTATGAGTTCACCAACAGCCACCGGCCGTACCTGGACTCCCTGAAGTAG
- a CDS encoding PepSY domain-containing protein — protein sequence MFRLKDALATAAILGGMVAGPALAKDADEIKMLAQTKITLQQAIELAQQHQGGQAFEASIDDDSFTPVYEVSVVKDNRVYDVWIDGVEGKVLRAREDRKD from the coding sequence ATGTTTCGACTGAAAGATGCCTTGGCCACGGCGGCGATCCTCGGGGGGATGGTGGCGGGGCCCGCGCTGGCGAAGGATGCGGACGAAATCAAGATGCTGGCCCAGACGAAGATCACCCTGCAGCAGGCGATCGAACTGGCGCAGCAGCATCAGGGAGGACAGGCCTTCGAGGCCTCCATCGACGATGACAGCTTCACGCCCGTCTACGAGGTCAGCGTCGTGAAGGACAACCGCGTCTACGACGTCTGGATCGATGGCGTGGAGGGCAAGGTGCTGCGCGCTCGCGAGGACCGGAAGGACTGA
- a CDS encoding response regulator transcription factor — protein MRILLIEDDAQTAEYIRRGLTELGQSVDHARDGQEGLLMATSGTYDVLVIDRMLPRLDGLTVLRMLREGHVRTPTLFLTAMGSIDDRVKGLESGGDDYLVKPFAFSEFYARVCSLGRRPPLQEVQTVFTLGGLEMDLIKRTVTRAGKAIELQPTEFRLLEYLLRHAGRAVTRTMLLEHVWGFHFDPKTNIVETHISRLRAKVDRGFTPELIHTLRGVGYKADVAP, from the coding sequence TTGCGCATTTTGCTCATCGAGGATGACGCGCAGACGGCGGAATACATCCGCCGGGGCCTGACCGAGCTCGGGCAGAGCGTCGACCATGCCCGGGATGGCCAGGAAGGGCTGCTGATGGCGACCAGCGGCACCTACGACGTGCTCGTCATCGACCGGATGTTGCCCAGGCTCGATGGGCTGACCGTGCTGCGGATGCTGCGCGAGGGCCACGTCCGGACGCCCACGTTGTTTCTCACCGCCATGGGCAGCATCGACGACCGGGTGAAGGGCCTGGAGTCGGGCGGGGACGACTACCTGGTGAAGCCCTTCGCCTTCTCCGAGTTCTACGCCCGCGTCTGCTCGCTGGGCCGGCGGCCGCCGCTCCAGGAGGTGCAGACGGTCTTCACCCTGGGCGGCCTGGAGATGGACCTCATCAAGCGCACGGTGACGCGCGCCGGCAAGGCCATCGAGCTGCAGCCCACGGAGTTCCGGCTGCTGGAGTACCTGCTGCGCCATGCCGGACGGGCCGTCACGCGGACGATGCTGCTGGAGCACGTGTGGGGATTTCACTTCGATCCGAAGACGAACATCGTCGAGACGCACATCAGCCGCTTGCGCGCCAAGGTGGACCGGGGGTTCACCCCGGAGCTGATCCACACGCTGCGCGGGGTGGGATACAAGGCCGATGTGGCGCCCTAG
- a CDS encoding sensor histidine kinase has protein sequence MWRPRVLRTANFRLALSYAAVFSLSVFLLGVIVFFGVRSSLEQQLRGQIEAEVGQLLVDYRDDGLEELRHDIHERIEANPARRLHYYMQSPEGRVVFDPLPAIPAPDGWYRVNVPEQDADNPVLLRSLTLDGGYKLAVAADLDRLQDAERAIFRAFGWAFLFTLMAGALGGLWIGQRFLSQVDAITRVADRIGQGDVKERLPSRGTGDDLDQLAAVINRMLDRIQQLLENVQQVSTSIAHDLRTPLGHLRQTLEALREGAGPGEPKKDALLDTALQQLDAILETFSALLRIAEVESGSRKAGFERLCLSGVLETLVDAYRPVAEDNGQHLTADIVPLLYMRGDRNLLTQLFANLVENALRHSGRGSRIHLALEAGPDGGFTASVSDTGPGIPKSEHANVFKPFYRLDESRSGPGSGLGMSLVSAIAGLHGLAVTLDNTQPGLKVRLSTPLSEPSKQD, from the coding sequence ATGTGGCGCCCTAGGGTCCTGCGGACGGCGAACTTCCGCCTCGCGCTGAGCTACGCCGCCGTCTTCAGCCTGTCCGTCTTTCTGCTCGGCGTGATTGTCTTCTTCGGGGTCCGCTCGTCGCTCGAGCAGCAACTGCGAGGCCAGATCGAGGCCGAGGTGGGCCAGCTCCTGGTGGACTACCGCGACGATGGTCTGGAGGAGCTCCGGCACGACATCCACGAGCGCATCGAGGCCAACCCCGCCCGGCGGCTGCACTACTACATGCAAAGCCCCGAGGGGCGCGTGGTGTTCGACCCGCTGCCCGCCATCCCCGCCCCCGACGGCTGGTACCGCGTGAACGTCCCGGAGCAGGACGCGGACAACCCGGTGCTGCTCCGCTCCCTCACGCTCGACGGGGGCTACAAGCTGGCCGTGGCAGCTGACCTGGACCGGCTCCAGGATGCCGAGCGGGCCATCTTCCGGGCCTTCGGCTGGGCCTTCCTCTTCACCTTGATGGCCGGGGCCCTGGGCGGCCTGTGGATCGGCCAGCGCTTCCTGTCCCAGGTCGATGCCATCACCCGGGTGGCGGACCGGATCGGCCAGGGAGACGTGAAGGAGCGCCTCCCGTCGCGGGGAACCGGGGATGACCTGGACCAGCTCGCCGCGGTCATCAACCGCATGCTGGACCGCATCCAGCAGCTCCTGGAGAACGTGCAGCAGGTGAGCACGAGCATCGCCCATGATCTGCGGACCCCCCTGGGGCACCTGCGGCAGACGCTGGAGGCCTTGCGCGAGGGGGCTGGGCCCGGAGAGCCAAAAAAGGACGCGCTGCTGGACACGGCGCTGCAGCAGCTCGACGCCATCCTCGAAACGTTCTCGGCCCTGCTGCGCATCGCCGAGGTGGAGTCCGGCTCACGCAAGGCGGGCTTCGAACGCCTCTGCCTTTCCGGCGTGCTGGAGACCCTCGTGGACGCCTACCGGCCGGTCGCCGAGGACAACGGCCAGCACCTGACGGCAGACATCGTGCCCCTCCTCTATATGCGGGGCGACCGCAACCTGCTCACCCAGCTCTTCGCCAACCTGGTGGAGAACGCCCTGCGTCACAGCGGCCGGGGCAGCCGGATTCACCTGGCGCTGGAAGCAGGCCCGGACGGAGGGTTCACCGCCTCCGTGTCGGATACGGGCCCTGGCATCCCGAAGTCAGAGCATGCAAACGTTTTCAAACCCTTCTACCGCCTGGATGAAAGCCGTTCGGGCCCCGGCAGCGGGCTGGGCATGAGCTTGGTGTCGGCCATCGCGGGCCTTCATGGCCTCGCTGTCACACTTGATAACACCCAGCCTGGATTGAAGGTGCGCCTCAGCACACCGTTGAGCGAACCATCGAAACAGGATTAG
- a CDS encoding family 43 glycosylhydrolase: MKRTRIDGSVVWQRARLSRLALAPLFLTATVHCGEGAASAPATGESTAVEGAPLAGECTPASSGNPFASGWYADPDIKVYNGVYWVYPTYSAPYDSQTYLDAFSSTDLINWTKHSKVLDKANVSWATRAVWAPSPIFRNNTYYLYFGANDIQNNSQLGGIGVAKSNNPAGPYVDAIGRPLISTFINGAQPIDQNIFIDDDGQAYLYYGGHSHCNVVKINSDMISLDSSSFREITPSGYVEGALMFKRNGKYYLMWSEGGWTGPDYRVSYAIANSPLGPFPKLGTILSQNAAIATGSGHNSVVNVPGTDDWYIFYHRRPLGETDGNHRVLAYDRMYFNSDGTIKPVEMATRDNFCDGNALGWSTYGATWSVSNGRYVNQRQPDAKALLNTNFSALTLEADVTPGASGDAGLLFRTSSPGAGLDAYKGYYAGIAAGSDRVVLGRANAGSWTELASAPAVIDANVAYNLKVVASGSRISVYLNRSATPLLAATDATYASGAVGLRAHDSAAAFDNVNATQAPGAIFYADGGYGGLGVSLNPGSYTMAQLNAAGIPNDWMSSLRVPAGWTVQVYEHNDFTGTVWTFTADTALVPADANDKMTSVRILAP; encoded by the coding sequence ATGAAACGGACACGCATTGACGGAAGTGTAGTGTGGCAGCGGGCACGGCTGAGCCGTCTCGCATTGGCTCCCCTGTTCCTCACCGCCACGGTTCACTGCGGCGAAGGCGCGGCGTCCGCCCCGGCCACGGGCGAGAGCACGGCGGTGGAAGGCGCCCCCCTCGCGGGAGAATGTACGCCCGCCAGCTCGGGCAATCCCTTCGCGAGCGGCTGGTATGCCGATCCCGACATCAAGGTCTACAACGGCGTGTACTGGGTCTATCCCACCTACTCCGCGCCTTATGACTCGCAGACCTACCTGGATGCCTTCTCGTCCACGGACCTCATCAACTGGACGAAGCACTCCAAGGTGCTGGACAAGGCGAACGTGTCCTGGGCTACGCGGGCGGTCTGGGCCCCCTCTCCCATCTTCCGCAACAACACCTACTATCTCTATTTCGGGGCCAACGACATCCAGAACAACTCCCAATTGGGAGGCATTGGCGTCGCCAAATCCAACAATCCCGCCGGGCCCTACGTCGATGCGATTGGCCGCCCGCTCATCAGCACGTTCATCAACGGCGCGCAGCCGATTGACCAGAACATCTTCATCGACGACGACGGGCAGGCCTACCTGTATTACGGCGGCCACAGCCACTGCAACGTCGTCAAGATCAACAGCGACATGATCAGCCTGGACAGCTCGTCCTTCCGGGAGATCACCCCCTCGGGCTATGTCGAGGGCGCGCTGATGTTCAAGCGCAACGGGAAGTACTACCTGATGTGGTCCGAGGGCGGCTGGACGGGGCCGGACTACCGCGTGTCGTACGCCATCGCCAACTCGCCGCTGGGGCCCTTCCCCAAGCTGGGAACGATTCTCAGCCAGAACGCGGCCATCGCCACCGGCTCGGGCCACAACTCGGTGGTCAACGTTCCGGGCACGGATGACTGGTACATCTTCTATCACCGCCGCCCGCTGGGAGAGACGGACGGCAACCACCGCGTGCTCGCCTACGATCGCATGTATTTCAACAGCGACGGGACGATCAAACCCGTGGAGATGGCCACCCGGGACAACTTCTGTGACGGCAACGCGCTGGGCTGGAGCACCTACGGCGCCACGTGGAGCGTGTCCAACGGCCGGTACGTCAACCAGCGGCAGCCCGACGCCAAGGCCCTGCTGAACACCAACTTCTCCGCGCTGACCCTCGAGGCCGACGTCACGCCGGGCGCCTCCGGCGACGCGGGACTGCTCTTCCGGACGAGCAGCCCCGGCGCGGGGCTCGACGCGTACAAGGGCTACTACGCGGGCATCGCGGCGGGCAGTGACCGGGTGGTGCTGGGCCGGGCCAACGCAGGCAGTTGGACGGAGCTGGCGAGCGCCCCTGCCGTCATTGACGCGAACGTCGCCTACAACCTCAAGGTCGTGGCCAGCGGCAGCCGCATCTCGGTGTACCTGAACCGGTCGGCCACCCCGCTCCTCGCGGCCACGGATGCCACGTATGCCTCCGGAGCCGTGGGCCTCCGGGCCCACGACAGCGCGGCCGCGTTCGACAACGTGAACGCCACCCAGGCACCCGGAGCCATCTTCTACGCGGACGGCGGGTACGGCGGCCTCGGCGTCTCGCTGAACCCTGGCAGCTACACGATGGCGCAGCTCAACGCGGCGGGCATCCCCAATGACTGGATGAGCTCGCTCCGCGTCCCCGCGGGTTGGACGGTCCAGGTCTACGAGCACAACGACTTCACCGGCACGGTGTGGACGTTCACGGCGGACACGGCGCTGGTCCCGGCCGACGCCAATGACAAGATGACGTCGGTGAGAATCCTCGCGCCGTAG
- a CDS encoding alanine racemase, with amino-acid sequence MSILKLPPLLAPPIQSALEQHTGLLHQLAKAFGSPVHVMFPESIQRNIHNFQTVLEKRSVEGHILYALKANKSAVAADVSANAGIGLDASSLAELRHGLAHGAPGSRIGITGPIKDARLLSLAALHGCLVTIDALSELISFKNLLNRLDASAQPRILLRWRPASQDTSRFGMPKAELDECLQLLASSPRLKLEGFSFHLGGYSIEERAQGIVYLAAALERARNAGFSCTKLNIGGGMTVSYLEAGTWREFLTKNAPELFHSGRTFADFYPYHTDFPGHQFLARLLDWPLSHGGTVAEMLRYKRLCLLLEPGRSLLDQAGITLFRVRGMKRSNHGHGIVTVEGSSFSLSEQWFNSEFLPDPLLLKAPGNTQREPVLACVSGSTCLEQDMVSWRKIAWEATPEPGDLLVYANTAGYQMDSNESAFHHNPIPEKIAVFQTPRGVVWVRDNEFSSLDMADGLHPGGQHV; translated from the coding sequence TTGTCTATTCTCAAACTCCCCCCTCTCTTGGCACCGCCCATCCAATCTGCACTGGAACAACACACAGGGCTCCTGCACCAACTGGCCAAGGCCTTCGGCTCTCCTGTTCATGTGATGTTTCCAGAATCAATCCAGCGCAACATTCACAACTTCCAGACTGTTCTTGAGAAGCGCTCCGTCGAAGGACACATCCTGTATGCCCTCAAGGCCAACAAGAGCGCCGTAGCGGCTGATGTTTCCGCCAATGCCGGCATCGGCCTTGATGCCTCCAGTCTCGCCGAGCTGCGCCACGGCCTGGCCCATGGCGCCCCGGGCAGCCGTATTGGGATTACAGGCCCCATCAAGGATGCGCGTCTGCTCTCGCTGGCAGCATTACACGGTTGCCTGGTGACAATTGATGCACTTTCCGAGCTGATTTCCTTCAAAAACCTGCTGAATCGCCTGGATGCCTCGGCCCAGCCACGAATCCTTCTGCGCTGGAGACCTGCCTCCCAAGACACCAGCCGTTTTGGAATGCCAAAGGCTGAGTTGGACGAATGCCTGCAGCTGCTTGCCTCCTCGCCACGATTGAAGTTGGAGGGATTTTCGTTTCATCTGGGTGGCTACAGCATCGAAGAGCGGGCACAAGGCATTGTCTACTTGGCGGCCGCCCTCGAGCGGGCGCGTAACGCTGGCTTCTCCTGCACCAAGCTGAACATCGGTGGAGGGATGACTGTCTCCTACCTGGAGGCGGGCACGTGGCGCGAGTTCCTGACAAAGAACGCCCCAGAGCTGTTTCACTCAGGCCGTACCTTTGCTGATTTCTATCCGTATCACACGGATTTTCCGGGCCACCAATTCCTCGCCCGCCTTCTCGACTGGCCGCTGAGCCATGGCGGGACGGTGGCGGAGATGCTCCGCTACAAGCGGCTCTGCCTTCTGCTGGAGCCGGGACGTTCGCTGCTGGATCAGGCCGGCATCACGCTCTTCCGGGTGAGGGGAATGAAGCGAAGCAACCACGGCCATGGCATCGTGACGGTGGAAGGGAGCAGCTTCAGTCTTTCCGAACAGTGGTTCAACAGCGAGTTCCTCCCCGATCCGCTTCTCCTCAAAGCACCTGGCAATACCCAGCGGGAGCCCGTGCTCGCGTGCGTGAGCGGGAGCACATGCCTCGAACAAGACATGGTCTCCTGGCGGAAGATCGCTTGGGAAGCAACACCCGAGCCGGGAGATCTCCTCGTCTACGCCAACACCGCTGGATACCAGATGGACTCGAACGAGTCGGCCTTTCACCACAATCCGATTCCAGAGAAGATCGCCGTCTTTCAAACTCCGCGCGGGGTGGTCTGGGTACGCGACAATGAGTTCAGCAGCCTGGACATGGCCGATGGCCTGCACCCCGGAGGGCAGCATGTCTGA
- a CDS encoding PLP-dependent cysteine synthase family protein, whose protein sequence is MSEPILLESVSELIGNTPSLQLRLRNSGWRLLIKLEKVNPGGSMKDRMARHMVMDAERRGLLRPGGTIVESSSGNTGIGLAMIAAERGYRFIAIVDHHASKDKIRIMRALGADIITVGQGKAADEVATADRDRMAEKVARELPGAHWTRQHDNPANAQAYSDTLAGELLRATEGRLDVLVGAVGTGGSLCGTARFLKQQLPRLHVAGVEPAGSIIFGGPGMPYYQSGTGTPEGADVGEVMDYSLIDEGLKVTDAQAFNTSRFLARRYALLLGGSSGGVIYKAIELLSRRSGSGTMVAIAGDGGEKYLDTVFDDGWMKSVNLLDLSVEAFLDEALAPRSGRAQAAPAAAT, encoded by the coding sequence ATGTCTGAGCCCATTCTTCTGGAGTCCGTGTCCGAGCTCATTGGTAACACGCCGAGCCTGCAGCTACGGCTCAGGAACAGCGGCTGGCGCCTGCTCATCAAGCTCGAAAAGGTCAATCCTGGAGGGAGTATGAAAGACCGCATGGCACGTCACATGGTGATGGATGCCGAGCGCCGGGGCCTGCTCCGTCCAGGGGGCACGATCGTCGAGTCCTCCTCGGGCAATACGGGCATTGGATTGGCCATGATTGCCGCGGAACGTGGCTATCGCTTCATCGCCATCGTCGACCATCACGCCTCCAAGGACAAGATCCGGATCATGCGGGCCTTGGGGGCCGACATTATCACCGTGGGACAAGGCAAGGCCGCGGACGAAGTCGCCACCGCCGACCGGGACAGAATGGCGGAGAAGGTCGCCCGGGAGCTTCCAGGCGCGCACTGGACCCGGCAGCATGACAATCCAGCCAACGCACAGGCTTATTCTGACACACTCGCGGGGGAGCTCCTGCGGGCAACAGAAGGCCGTCTGGACGTGCTGGTTGGCGCGGTGGGCACTGGAGGGAGCCTCTGCGGAACAGCGCGTTTCCTGAAACAACAACTCCCCAGGCTCCATGTCGCCGGCGTAGAACCGGCCGGTTCGATCATCTTCGGAGGCCCTGGGATGCCCTACTACCAATCAGGCACGGGGACCCCGGAAGGTGCCGACGTCGGAGAGGTCATGGACTACTCACTCATCGACGAAGGGCTCAAGGTCACGGATGCTCAGGCATTCAACACCTCCCGGTTTCTGGCTCGCCGGTATGCACTGCTCCTGGGCGGTTCGAGCGGAGGCGTCATCTACAAAGCGATTGAACTGCTTTCCCGCCGAAGCGGAAGTGGGACGATGGTGGCCATTGCTGGAGATGGTGGAGAGAAATACCTGGACACCGTTTTCGACGATGGGTGGATGAAGAGCGTCAATCTCCTCGACCTGAGCGTAGAAGCATTCCTGGACGAAGCGCTTGCACCACGCTCTGGCCGCGCCCAGGCGGCTCCGGCAGCAGCCACATGA